In Nicotiana tabacum cultivar K326 chromosome 17, ASM71507v2, whole genome shotgun sequence, one DNA window encodes the following:
- the LOC107821854 gene encoding protein FANTASTIC FOUR 3 — translation MSPPQELVEENEDVSNWSFMQMLNNSSSYQKNRSDTKEEVYIHLSTKLSSSSIMNTGSLEMCTEILGSETGSNYISESNMDEFFSDISRGVQRSKGREFKKRIKRTVTFPPPLTSISGMDRVQVRSYREGERLVLRAARISTCSSYFQAGRANGTLKLSWLKDGNNNEMEVEQDAEVQNGEEAEAKFIDHENGDDYWPKNGRRRLAKRCKESGSTSKGILNWGQLWVVIS, via the coding sequence ATGTCTCCTCCACAAGAActagtagaagaaaatgaagatgtgAGTAACTGGAGCTTCATGCAAATGCTCAACAACTCTTCTTCCTACCAAAAAAATCGATCTGATACAAAGGAGGAAGTCTACATTCACCTTTCGACGAAgctatcttcttcttctattatgaACACAGGAAGCTTGGAGATGTGCACAGAGATATTAGGAAGCGAGACGGGTAGTAATTATATCAGTGAAAGCAATATGGATGAGTTCTTTTCTGACATTTCTCGTGGTGTTCAACGATCAAAAGGTCGAGAAttcaagaaaagaatcaaaaggACAGTGACTTTTCCACCTCCTCTAACTTCAATCAGTGGAATGGACAGGGTTCAAGTAAGATCTTATCGTGAAGGCGAGCGCTTAGTTTTAAGGGCTGCAAGGATAAGTACTTGCAGCTCTTATTTTCAAGCTGGGCGTGCTAACGGCACGCTCAAACTTTCTTGGTTAAAAGATGGTAATAATAATGAAATGGAAGTTGAACAAGATGCTGAAGTTCAAAATGGTGAAGAAGCTGAAGCCAAATTCATTGACCATGAAAATGGTGATGATTATTGGCCAAAGAACGGTAGAAGAAGATTAGCCAAGAGATGTAAGGAAAGTGGAAGTACAAGCAAAGGGATACTAAACTGGGGGCAATTATGGGTGGTCATTTCCTAA